A region from the Hydra vulgaris chromosome 08, alternate assembly HydraT2T_AEP genome encodes:
- the LOC136082993 gene encoding probable serine/threonine-protein kinase DDB_G0278535 isoform X2 translates to MATFSLKSLSELENKVKDFSIDIPLIFCTKIGEGTSASIFKYELKGDPVAVKIFKHSLSKKKTLQVADKLRKLVCPHLVVFRGYSLRPSALIFDFCRVNVGDECVNNVSQMIKIFNENDHYVLNERLDIIKQATLGLKTLHHFGIVHRDFKLSNLLVTGTLNKLCVKLTDFDDLSLIQETIHATLTNKPFLLGMTLAYTAPEICKQEVKSPSFKSDIYSWSMSA, encoded by the coding sequence ATGGCTACATTCTCTTTAAAATCATTGTCAGAActagaaaataaagtaaaagatttttcaatagATATTCCACtgattttttgtacaaaaatagGTGAAGGGACATCtgcatctatttttaaatatgagcTAAAAGGTGATCCGGTGGCtgtaaaaatctttaaacattctttaTCTAAGAAGAAAACACTACAGGTTGCAGATAAACTACGCAAACTAGTTTGCCCTCACCTCGTAGTGTTTAGAGGATACTCATTGCGACCATCAGCTTTAATATTTGACTTCTGCAGAGTAAATGTTGGAGATGAATGTGTAAACAATGTATcccaaatgataaaaatttttaatgaaaatgatcaTTATGTATTAAACGAGAGATTAGACATTATCAAACAAGCTACCTtaggtttaaaaactttacatcaTTTTGGAATTGTACACAGAGACTTTAAACTATCTAATCTTTTGGTCACTGGAACTTTAAACAAACTATGCGTCAAATTAACTGATTTTGATGACCTATCCTTAATACAAGAAACTATTCATGCCACCCTGacaaataaaccttttttattagGAATGACTTTAGCTTATACAGCACCTGAAATCTGCAAACAAGAAGTTAAATCTCCATCTTTTAAGTCAGACATTTATTCCTGGTCAATGTCAGCTTAA